The DNA segment atcgtgttttaacctgtgtatattgtgctaatttatttgtgttgttacttttgaaacaatgtgagccgccccgagtctccgcggggagatggtgggggatataaataaagttgtattattattattattattattattattattattattattattattattattattgtatgcacagcaaacaagatagatatgctggatttcgtatcacaaaatcacaagtcaaacacttcccaagtgtctaggacaatttattattattattattattattattattattattattattattattattattattgtatgacacagcaaacaagatagatatgctggatttcgtatcacaaaatcacaagtcaaacacttcccaagtgtctaggacaatttattattattattattattattattattattattattattattattattattattattgtatgacacagcaaacaagatagatatgctggatttcgtatcacaaaatcagaagtcgaacacttcccaagtgtctaggactgtgtgatgtattttcggatgatgcgcccagatcccagtagggtggccttttgcagttggcagattgtaattttttattattattattattattattattattattattattattattattattattattattattattctctagatGCAaacacactgcagaatgaatgtggtttgacatcacttcaactaccatggctccattctacaggatcctgggagctgtagtttcccaaagtccatAGCCTACTCTGGCTGCGTCAGTTCTACACCATTGAatagatgcagtttggcaccactttgagtgccatgtctccatgctacaagatcccgggagctgtagtttcccaaagtccaCAGCCTTCTTTTGGTgcgtctacattgcagaattaatgggGTTTGGCCCCACTTTATAGGCTTTAGATCACACAGGGAGTGGACGGAAACCCAGTGGTTTTGGGGCAAGTGCGGGGATCCCGCCTCGGCCTTTTGGGGGTGTTTTGGGAGGAAGGCCACTCACCTGGCCTGCTGGGTGGTTGGAGACTCCCGGAgggtgaccatgtgctcctgggcCTTCTGGGCCACTTGCTGGACGTAGACCTGCACCTTCTCCACCAGAGACTCCTCCGCCGGCGCCTCGGCCCCTGTTTGAGAAGAGAGAGCCCACCCCATGGAGAGACAGAAGCAGGAAGCACAAAGGCAGGTCCTTGTCATGGTCTCCAGTctttgacaaagaacagatgccagccgtaaaacctcaatgaccctctggtatgtgagagcccctatatcaatgggccaaagagaaggttctggtattctgtacaataaaacctgttggaatctaccagcgtgtgtcttgggccagccataaaacctcaatgaccctctggtatgtgagagcccctatataaatgggccaaagagaaggttctggtattctgtacaataaaacctgttggaatctaccagcgtgtgtcttgggccagccataaaacctcaatgaccctctggtatgtgagagcccctatataaatgggccaaagagaaggttctggtattctgtacaataaaacctgttggaatctaccagcgtgtgtcttgggccagccataaaacctcaatgaccctctggtatgtgagagcccctatataaatgggccaaagagaaggttctggtattctgtacaataaaacctgttggaatctaccagcgtgtgtcttggtgtttTTCtgatggaagactgacccacagcacaactgggagaagagaacccgagaGTCCTCCATCCGCCCCTGTTTCCCCCATAGTTTTCTGTTGCCCCGAACCCCCGGTCCGTTCTTACGTGCGAAGGAGGCCACCAGCGCCAGGAGCACCAACAGCAGCAGGAGAGGGCCCTTCATGGCGTGGCTTCACTGGACCTGCGTGGGAGGGAACCGGAGAGTCGGAAGGGGCCGCcagaggccacccagtccagccccctttccCCATGGTGCCATCAAGGCaacctcccgacagatggccatcagggcTCTGCTTAGAAGCCTCCCAAGAGGGAGATTCCACTAGATtccgaggcagggagttccactgctgaacagctcttgagttggggttgttgtatgtattccgggttgtgtggccatgttctagaagtattctctcctgacattaaagTCACATGAATGTGAAACgcacgtcacaacctctgaggatgcctgccatagatgtgggtgaaacgtcaggagagaatacttctggaacatggccacacagcccgaaagacatacaacaaccctgtgatcccggccatgaaagccttcgacaggcCTTGAGTTGGTTGTcggaagctttcatggccggaatcactgggttgcggtgagttttctgaGTGTCTGgccgtgttctagaagcattttctcctgacgtcttgcccacatctatggcagacatcctcagaggttaaaatgtcaggagagaatgcttctctacACAGAAAACTTCAgatattgaatcatgggagtcaTGTCACTAGGCAAGGgagccccttccttccctcccactgtTCATTCCCAGGGACAGGCCGGGAGAAATGGGACCCGGGGGTcctagaggccatctagtccaccccacggccattcatttatttactatgtTTCTGTCCTGCTCtgtcccaccccaaaggggactcaaagtgcttTATAGTTTGGCAAGACTCAGTGCCACATGCGCAAGGCAACACGTTGGCAGCCCCACCAGCCACGTCTCCCTGCCCTTTGGCCCCTTGACCCACACGCCTCGTCCCACTCCGCGAAGCCTGCCCTTTGGCCCCAGCCATCCAGGACACCATTGGGGGTGACGCAAGAGGCCTGTAGGCTggcaggaatgctgggagttggagtccaaaacacccggagggcccaggtttgcccaggccGGAACTCATTCTCAAGGATTGAAAGTCTTGTAGCCTTTCCACCAACTTAACCTAGTTTGCGGGCTTTCGAAATCAGGACCGCACAATttaacaggaaacaacacttgcAAAGTAGGAacgtattttcattattattttcattattattattattattattattattattattattattattattattttatgacacagcaaacaagatagatatgctggatttcatatcccaaaaatcacaagtcaaacacttcccaggcgtctaggactctgtgatgtatattatcatcattattcttcttattattattattattctattttgacacagaaaacaagatagatatgctggattttgtatcacaaaatcacaagccaaacacttcccaagtgtctaggactgtgtgatgtatattatcattatattattattattattattattattattattattattattattgtatgacacagcaaacaagatagacatgctggatttcgtatcacaaaatcacaagccaaacacttcccaagtgtctaggactgtgtgatgtatctccagatgatgcgtgcagatcccagtcaggtggccttttgcagttaggaatggtgggagttggagtccaaaacacctggagggcaggcccaagtttgcccaggcctggcttaGAAACTAGGTGGTCGTGGGAGACCCCTCCCAGAAGAGTGACCcccccaaagccccccccccaaaagccccCAACTCACCTGTTCCGTAATTCTCCCAAAATCTCTGCCGGACCCTCCTGGTCAGCGGGGCCCTTTTatacccccctccctccctccctccctccctcccccttccctccgCCCCGTCCAGCACACTTTGGCCAAAGTTCGGCTGACCAGATGGATGGACGATTGACCTGCAAATGGAGTCCcatctccagggcagaagaagaGAGAGAGCTCGGGGACCCGGCGGTGCTAGAAGAAGGCATTGCTTGTTTTAGCATATTTAGTATCATCGGTTTGGTAAGATGTAACACTACATATtaggaaaaactcagtctttaGTTTTGTTTTCTCACAAATGCTCCCATAAGGATAttagtgaactacaattcccaaagtcgtctgtcaatcctccccaaacccttccTATAtccaaagttggtcatgttgggtctgggtttggtccagatctgatgttggctgggttcagggctccctggataagggtgaactacaactcccagaaccaagacCAATCACCCCGCCCCTCAGAGTGAGTCTGTATACACAGTGTGTCATGCTGCTTAAgtgtgtttggtccagatctgaagtcagctgggttcagtgctctctggataagggtgaactacaactcccagaaccaaggccaatcacccccaaactcttGTGCATCTGTATTCACGGTTGGCTATGTTGGAGCTatgcgccaagtttggtccagatctgaagtcggctgggttcagtgctctctggataacgggtgaactacaactcccagagcccaggtcaatcacccccaaaatcTTGTGCatctgtattcacagttggctatgttggagctaggtgccaagtttggtccagatctgaagtcagctgggttcagggctccctggataagggtgaactacaactccccaatcACCCCTAAACCCCTGTGTGTCTACATGCAACTCAAGGAGGCGAAGAAGCCCAAGGGAAATGTCTTGGGTGGGTCCCAGGCCATTTGTTTTCCGTCCGGCTCctcaagagggagggaggggggaggggggctgcttGACCTTTGGCCCCTCCGGCCCTTGCTGGCCGCCCTTCTGCCCAGCGAGCGCCAAATCCTCCCGGCCTTGGACTTTGTGGCCTCCGATAAGGCTCCGTCCAAACCGCAGAGTCAACACGTTTCTCTTCTTCCGAAACCAAGAGAGATGcctttgggaagggggggggggggggggggagagagagagagagagagagagaaagcactcTGCCCATGCCCAGAGGCAGACCCCAAAGGGCTCATGTGTCTTTGTGGGGTGTTTGGGATTACACCAAGTAATATAGAaatagttaacaacaacaacaacaacaacactgtaacacaggcatgggcaaacatcctccctccaggtctttacttgttaactagctgtgcccggccacgcgttgctgtggcttttttggtGGTGTTGGGCAATCTACATTAGGTTTTATTTTTGGTGTGAGGTAATCCTCGTCtgttttgaatgggattatatgagtctacactgccatatactccagatcaggggtccccaaactaaggcccgggggccggatgcggccctccaaggtcatttacctggcccccgccctcagttttataatataatatttttgtatcagttttaataatataatatattgtatatacatataatattgagaataatcttatgttatacaatataatactaatagtaataccatataataatattaattatatgttatatattacatattatataatagtatagtggtatagttcaatatagtaatatataatgctaatattgtgttatgctaataatgtaatatattgtatgtacatacagctgctctgagtcccctttggggtgagaagggtgggatataaatgtagtaaataaatgcggtaaataaataattaattttagacttaggctcggccaaagtctgacatgacttgaaggcacacaacaacaacaacaacaacaacaatcctaattaacttgactatctcattggccagaagcaggcccacactttccattgaaatcctaataggtttatgttggttaaaattgttttcatttttaaatattgtagtctattgttgttgttgttgcactacaaataagatatgtgcagtgtgcataggaatttgtttgtatttttttttcaaatgataatttggcccctcaacagtctgaaggattgtggaccggccctcggcttaaaaagtttggggacccctgctccagattatcaaagcaggtaatattcattatctgttttgatctggaATATCTatgtctacgctgccatataatccggattattaaaGTAGGTAATcctcatctgttttgaacttggttatatgagtctacactgccatataatatagaagatgaatgctcccattagaaaatgtataaggatgggGGAGAACTACAAATCCATCCCCTGCTGGGTTCTGTGTTTCCTGAATTTGGGTGAACTATCACTCCCGGATGGCcaagtcaatcacccccaaaccccaccagtatgtcaagtttgccatgttgggtctgtgtgtcagctgaggtccagatccgtcattggtggggttcagagtggatgcagggtgaactataaatcccacctgGCTGGGTCAGTCCTTCAAACCCTTTCAGTGTGTTCTGTTGGTTCTGGGGCACGGtgggccaggtttggtccagatccgtcattggtggggttcagaatgatCTCTGGGTgcaatgtgaactacaactccccctccgacacctccagtatgttctgttggtcaccaagtttagtccagattcatcattggtggggttcagaatgatCTCTGGGTgcaatgtgaactacaactcccctctCAACacctccaatatgttctgttggtcaccaagtttagtccagattcatcattggtggggttcagaatgatCTCTGGGTgcaatgtgaactacaactctccccCTCCGACacctccaatatgttctgttggtcaccaagtttagtccagattcatcattggtggggttcagaatgatCTCTGGGTgcaatgtgaactacaactccccccctCCGACacctccaatatgttctgttggtcaccaaggttctgtgtgccaggtttagtccagattcatcattggtgaggttcagaatgctctctggactataactcccacacAGGTGGGTCAgtgttctgttggtcattggggggggggggggggtctgtattccaagtttggtccaggtccatcattcatgGGTGTCGCATTGGCCTGTGGAAGTTGGAGCTGAACTGAGTGAAAGTACTacaagtactacaaatcccatcattcgtGGTCCATCCTAGTTGTTATCCTCCATAAACTtagttgtttttgtggctgacacaAACGGAATTGAATGGGATGAGATACTCCTTGAGAAAACATTGATGTCTGTCCCGCAGAGACAAAGTtcgggcagtttaataaactttttgtgACAGAGGCAATGAGGAAAGAGTGAGATCTCCAGCCCAGGAACAGAAACGGTGTTGAGATAAGGAGGAAGGAGGCAGACAACGACGGGCCTCCACGTCTCTCCTGCCAAAGTCCAAGCCACGAGGCCGCAAGACCGCGATGGTGATGATGGAGGCAAGGGTGATGTGTCACCGGTCGGGTcggtccgtccgtccgtccgtctgcAGAACTATAAATACGGAAAGGGTCGGACCTCCTCCAGAACAGAACTGAAGGAACAGAGCCCGGCTGGAGGAGGCCAAGGCAGgtgagaggagggggaggaatgGGACCAGCAATGGGagctaagcagggccggccctggttcaTACTTGGGTGGGTGTCCAGCAATGGGAgctaagcagagccggccctggtTCATACTTGGGTGGGAGGCCAGCAATGGgagctaagcagggctggccctggtttgGAATTGGGTGGGAGACCAGCAATGGgcgctaagcagggccagccctggttcaTAATTGGATAGGAGGCCAGCAAAAGGAGCTAAGCAGAGCCAGTCCTGGTTCAAACTTGGGTAGGAGACCAGCAATGGGagctaagcagggccggccctggttcaAACTTGGGTAGGAGACCAGCAATGGGAaataagcagggccagccctggttaatacttgggtgGGAGGCCAGCAATGGgagctaagcagggctggccctggttcgtaattggatgggagaccagcaaTGGGacctaagcagggccagccctggttcataattggatgggagaccagtAAGTAGAGCTAAGCAGCTCCCGTATTGGTTCATCCCTGGGTGAGAGACCACCAAAGGGAGCTAAGCAGGCCCAGTCCTGGTTCAGGAGTGGGTGGGAGACCAGCAATGAAttctgtatttcagagaaagaagcagCCACGGGATTCATT comes from the Anolis carolinensis isolate JA03-04 unplaced genomic scaffold, rAnoCar3.1.pri scaffold_8, whole genome shotgun sequence genome and includes:
- the LOC103281631 gene encoding apolipoprotein C-III; protein product: MKGPLLLLLVLLALVASFARAEAPAEESLVEKVQVYVQQVAQKAQEHMVTLRESPTTQQARAWLQAGLAQTQEYFGQLKDQLATLWEKTTAGGA